A single genomic interval of Nonomuraea rubra harbors:
- a CDS encoding ABC transporter substrate-binding protein, producing MSAFERVTRRSLLRGGAVVLGSAMAAPLLSACGGGGNGGSSSAKELTFWNFYGPNPQANAQSKWFTDLVAAWNANNDVKIKLHYLPVSEYLAGTALQTAFSAGEGPDIFLLSPGDFLRYYNGGVLADLTPHMKPEQIADFDKGVLGTRMVDGKVYGLPMEAEPLAMFYSVEAFEQAKLSEGDLPKTWDQLLDVAAKTTTGERFGVLFETIPGYYQNFTWYPFMWMGGGSAVPENGGAGFNAPAVHNALKLWQDAVNSKVAPRKPQGDGAGNLPANLASGYVAMQQSGIWAVSAMATEKKDYKYGVFPLPTPDGGTYTTDIGGWAFVANAKGANPEAAAKFIAWALGATDAEGVERGRQWNTVVKTNLPARKSVQEAAKSAGAFDTPELKIFMERIVPGGRGEPRYTPEVYKAVSDAIQAAQLGGVDAAQAAADAAGKIDTFLKGYKGAPML from the coding sequence ATGTCGGCCTTCGAGAGGGTGACCCGCCGCTCGCTGCTGCGTGGCGGAGCCGTCGTGTTAGGTTCGGCCATGGCGGCGCCGCTGCTGTCAGCGTGTGGGGGCGGGGGTAACGGCGGCAGCTCCTCCGCGAAGGAGCTGACGTTCTGGAACTTCTACGGACCCAACCCGCAGGCGAACGCCCAGAGCAAGTGGTTCACCGATCTGGTGGCGGCCTGGAACGCCAACAACGACGTCAAGATCAAGCTGCACTACCTCCCGGTGTCGGAGTACCTGGCCGGCACGGCGCTGCAGACCGCGTTCTCCGCGGGCGAGGGGCCGGACATCTTCCTGCTCAGCCCGGGCGACTTCCTCCGCTACTACAACGGGGGCGTGCTGGCCGACCTCACGCCGCACATGAAGCCGGAGCAGATCGCCGACTTCGACAAGGGCGTGCTGGGCACCCGCATGGTCGACGGCAAGGTCTACGGCCTGCCCATGGAGGCCGAGCCGCTGGCGATGTTCTACAGCGTCGAGGCGTTCGAGCAGGCCAAGCTGTCGGAGGGTGACCTCCCCAAGACGTGGGACCAGCTGCTGGACGTGGCCGCCAAGACCACCACCGGCGAGCGGTTCGGCGTGCTGTTCGAGACCATCCCCGGCTACTACCAGAACTTCACCTGGTACCCGTTCATGTGGATGGGCGGCGGCTCGGCGGTGCCGGAGAACGGCGGCGCGGGCTTCAACGCGCCGGCCGTGCACAACGCGCTGAAGCTGTGGCAGGACGCGGTCAACAGCAAGGTCGCGCCGCGCAAGCCCCAGGGCGACGGCGCGGGCAACCTGCCGGCGAACCTGGCCAGCGGGTACGTGGCCATGCAGCAGAGCGGCATCTGGGCCGTGTCGGCGATGGCGACGGAGAAGAAGGACTACAAGTACGGCGTCTTCCCGCTGCCGACGCCGGACGGCGGCACGTACACGACCGACATCGGCGGCTGGGCCTTCGTGGCGAACGCCAAGGGCGCCAACCCCGAGGCGGCGGCCAAGTTCATCGCCTGGGCGCTGGGCGCGACCGACGCCGAGGGCGTCGAGCGCGGCCGGCAGTGGAACACGGTCGTCAAGACGAACCTGCCCGCCCGCAAGTCCGTCCAGGAGGCGGCCAAGTCGGCGGGGGCGTTCGACACGCCGGAGCTGAAGATCTTCATGGAGCGGATCGTGCCCGGCGGGCGGGGCGAGCCGCGCTACACCCCCGAGGTGTACAAGGCGGTCTCGGACGCCATCCAGGCCGCCCAGCTCGGCGGGGTCGACGCGGCGCAGGCCGCGGCCGACGCCGCCGGGAAGATCGACACGTTCCTGAAGGGCTACAAGGGTGCGCCCATGTTGTGA
- a CDS encoding carbohydrate ABC transporter permease, which translates to MTTKLRALTGYVLATITVAPLIWLLVAVLKPADELFQVALPSRITLDNLLYVLTQVPIGRYMLNSAIVSVAVTAIALVLHSMAAYALARLRFPGRQVIFSVIVSTLLVSLPVILVPLFLVVKELGLLDTYAGLILPAIFHAFGIFLLRQYYLSIPRELEEAADLDGCGYFRRWWQVVLPLSRPILASLAVLFFLANWNAFLWPLTATRDPELRMVQVGIATLQGQYGSAWNYILAATVVAAVPTLIAFVIGQRRLVEAIKTSGLK; encoded by the coding sequence ATGACGACCAAGCTGCGCGCGCTGACCGGGTACGTGCTGGCCACCATCACGGTGGCGCCGCTGATCTGGCTGCTGGTGGCGGTGCTCAAGCCCGCCGACGAGCTGTTCCAGGTGGCCCTGCCGAGCAGGATCACCCTGGACAACCTCCTGTACGTGCTCACGCAGGTGCCCATCGGCAGGTACATGCTGAACAGCGCGATCGTGTCCGTGGCGGTCACGGCGATCGCGCTCGTGCTGCACTCGATGGCGGCGTACGCGCTGGCCCGGCTGCGGTTCCCCGGGCGGCAGGTGATCTTCTCGGTGATCGTGTCGACGCTGCTGGTGTCGCTGCCGGTGATCCTCGTGCCGCTGTTCCTGGTGGTCAAGGAGCTGGGGCTGCTGGACACGTACGCGGGGCTCATCCTGCCGGCGATCTTCCACGCGTTCGGGATCTTCCTGCTGCGGCAGTACTACCTGTCGATCCCACGGGAGCTGGAGGAGGCCGCCGACCTGGATGGATGCGGATATTTCCGGCGCTGGTGGCAGGTCGTCCTGCCCCTCAGCCGGCCCATCCTCGCCTCCCTCGCCGTGCTCTTCTTCCTGGCCAACTGGAACGCCTTCCTCTGGCCGCTGACCGCCACCCGAGACCCCGAACTGCGCATGGTGCAGGTCGGGATCGCCACCCTCCAGGGCCAGTACGGCTCCGCCTGGAACTACATCCTGGCCGCGACGGTCGTCGCGGCCGTGCCCACCCTGATCGCTTTCGTGATCGGCCAGCGCCGGCTGGTCGAGGCGATCAAGACCTCCGGACTGAAGTAA
- a CDS encoding cation:proton antiporter has translation MKSEDVVSLLFGLALIFVVSQLLGALARRLDVPAVIGEIVAGILIGPTFFHGWVADTLFPDGIRPMLSALANLGVALFMFLVGLELDRRVIGREGRAVVSVSIGSVVVPFGLGALLALWLSGGHPGGTGFVLFMGTAMAVTAFPVLARIIADRNLGRTRVGGLALASAAVGDVVAWTLLAVILAWRGAGGHPWLLALALPYLALMATVVPRLMTRLLARARGASRLAIVVVGVLVSGGVTEWIGLHFIFGAFLFGLIMPRQEELRRDLDVRVGQLAMLLLPVYFVVAGFKVDLSGLDASGLLELALILLVAMGGKLAGVYGAARLVRLDRRSSFALATLMNTRGLTELVLLTIGLQVGLLDGRLYSLMVAMAVITTVACGPLLKLVEPAKAGRPRPGRAAPGRWSGSTGDIDSRL, from the coding sequence GTGAAGTCCGAAGACGTCGTGTCCCTGCTGTTCGGCCTGGCGCTGATATTCGTGGTCAGCCAATTGCTCGGGGCCCTTGCCCGCCGCCTGGACGTGCCCGCGGTCATCGGCGAGATCGTCGCCGGCATTCTCATCGGCCCGACGTTCTTCCACGGCTGGGTCGCCGACACGCTGTTCCCGGACGGAATTCGGCCCATGCTCAGCGCCCTGGCCAACCTCGGGGTCGCGTTGTTCATGTTCCTGGTAGGGCTGGAGCTCGACCGGCGGGTCATCGGCCGCGAGGGCCGGGCCGTGGTGTCCGTCTCGATCGGCTCGGTCGTGGTGCCCTTCGGCCTGGGCGCGCTGCTGGCACTCTGGCTGAGCGGCGGGCACCCGGGCGGGACCGGGTTCGTCCTGTTCATGGGCACCGCGATGGCGGTGACCGCCTTCCCGGTGCTGGCCAGGATCATCGCCGACAGGAACCTGGGCAGGACCAGGGTCGGCGGGCTGGCCCTGGCCTCGGCCGCGGTCGGCGACGTGGTCGCCTGGACGCTGCTGGCGGTCATCCTGGCCTGGCGCGGAGCGGGCGGGCACCCCTGGCTGCTCGCCCTGGCCCTGCCCTACCTGGCTCTCATGGCCACCGTCGTGCCGCGCTTGATGACGCGGCTGCTGGCGCGGGCCAGGGGCGCGTCGCGGCTGGCCATCGTGGTGGTCGGCGTGCTCGTGTCGGGCGGCGTGACCGAGTGGATCGGGCTGCACTTCATCTTCGGGGCGTTCCTGTTCGGCCTGATCATGCCCCGCCAGGAGGAACTGCGCAGGGACCTGGACGTGCGCGTGGGGCAACTGGCCATGCTGCTGTTACCGGTCTACTTCGTGGTGGCCGGGTTCAAGGTGGATCTGTCGGGGCTCGACGCCTCCGGGCTGCTGGAGCTCGCGCTGATCCTGCTGGTGGCGATGGGCGGCAAGCTGGCGGGCGTCTACGGCGCGGCCAGGCTGGTCCGCCTGGACCGGCGCTCGTCCTTCGCCCTGGCCACGCTGATGAACACCCGAGGGCTCACCGAGCTGGTGCTGCTCACGATCGGGCTGCAGGTCGGGCTGCTGGACGGCCGGCTGTACTCGCTGATGGTCGCGATGGCCGTGATCACGACCGTGGCCTGCGGGCCGCTGCTGAAACTGGTCGAGCCGGCGAAGGCCGGCCGTCCACGGCCCGGCCGGGCTGCGCCTGGCCGCTGGTCCGGGTCAACCGGAGATATCGATTCCCGCCTTTAG
- a CDS encoding L-fucose/L-arabinose isomerase family protein, whose product MARIGVLSISDGRDFVARDLVDHINAATTTLAEALRKEGHEVIVAPEIVWTNELATSQARRLADQRPDLTIFNYAVWAFPHFTMLAAESTPGPLLLMANIDPAQPGMVGMLAGGGALDQIGRVHARAWGDIEDADVRSRVLTEVRAAQAVRGLRGSTFGRIGGRPMGMYTAVANADQWMKTFGVDVEEIDQWEIVRRSEHASQARVTEARQWLEAKGNVHYDGKQLTPELFERQIRTYYAMRELIDEWNLDFSGIKGQPELTTHFCTMDLAEAFLNDPYDWEGPKQTHVCATEADMDGALTMQILKLLSGDPVLFADVRHYHADKDVWDLANSGQHATWYAARSDDPAENLARTHFYPEVFFFPAGGASVHHLAAPGAATFARLTRRDGTYRMHVMRGDFELYDDATNEAMARQSTFEWPHAFTRLHVPATEFLSRFGSNHIHAVPGDYVTELEAVCKQLGVEFEGFGDVAR is encoded by the coding sequence GTGGCACGCATCGGAGTCCTGAGCATCTCGGACGGGCGAGACTTCGTCGCCCGCGATCTCGTGGACCACATCAACGCCGCCACCACCACCCTGGCGGAGGCGTTGCGGAAGGAGGGCCACGAGGTGATCGTGGCCCCGGAGATCGTGTGGACCAACGAGCTGGCCACCTCGCAGGCCCGCCGGCTCGCCGACCAGCGCCCCGACCTGACGATCTTCAACTACGCCGTCTGGGCCTTCCCGCACTTCACCATGCTGGCCGCCGAGTCCACCCCCGGCCCGCTGCTGCTCATGGCCAACATCGACCCCGCCCAGCCCGGCATGGTCGGCATGCTGGCCGGCGGCGGCGCGCTGGACCAGATCGGCCGCGTGCACGCCCGCGCCTGGGGCGACATCGAGGACGCCGACGTCAGGAGCCGGGTGCTGACCGAGGTCCGGGCCGCGCAGGCCGTCCGGGGGCTGCGCGGCTCGACGTTCGGCCGGATCGGCGGGCGCCCGATGGGCATGTACACGGCGGTCGCCAACGCCGACCAGTGGATGAAGACCTTCGGCGTGGACGTCGAGGAGATCGACCAGTGGGAGATCGTCCGCCGCAGCGAGCACGCCTCCCAGGCCCGCGTCACCGAGGCCCGCCAGTGGCTGGAGGCCAAGGGCAACGTGCACTACGACGGCAAGCAGCTGACGCCCGAGCTCTTCGAGCGCCAGATCCGTACGTACTACGCGATGCGCGAGCTCATCGACGAGTGGAACCTGGACTTCTCCGGCATCAAGGGGCAGCCGGAGCTGACCACCCACTTCTGCACGATGGACCTGGCCGAGGCGTTCCTCAACGACCCGTACGACTGGGAGGGCCCGAAGCAGACGCACGTCTGCGCGACCGAGGCCGACATGGACGGCGCGCTGACCATGCAGATACTCAAGCTGCTGAGCGGCGACCCGGTGCTGTTCGCCGACGTCCGGCACTACCACGCCGACAAGGACGTCTGGGACCTGGCCAACTCCGGCCAGCACGCCACCTGGTACGCCGCCCGCTCCGACGACCCGGCCGAGAACCTCGCCAGGACCCACTTCTACCCCGAGGTGTTCTTCTTCCCGGCCGGCGGCGCCAGCGTGCACCACCTGGCCGCGCCCGGCGCCGCCACGTTCGCCCGCCTGACCCGCCGCGACGGCACGTACCGCATGCACGTGATGCGCGGCGACTTCGAGCTGTACGACGACGCCACCAACGAGGCGATGGCCCGGCAGTCGACGTTCGAGTGGCCGCACGCGTTCACCAGGCTGCACGTGCCGGCGACGGAGTTCCTGAGCCGGTTCGGCTCCAACCACATCCACGCCGTGCCCGGTGACTACGTCACCGAGCTGGAGGCGGTCTGCAAGCAGCTCGGTGTCGAGTTCGAAGGGTTCGGGGATGTCGCGCGCTAG
- a CDS encoding glycoside hydrolase family 172 protein, translating to MTYGQYGSSLRDLPRLRTSRRKRVSSYDRTGGNEDRLTVQAGTTVTLADIEGPGSINHIWCTVALPMKDVPDAVDVDYLRRLVLKITWDDQEHPSVLVPLGDFFGMGHAKTANFVSAPLQMSPQDGKGFNSWFHMPFASRAKVELISELSQEPVFFYYYIDYELFDSPADDLGYFHAQWRRERPTDGVEQGSQSNREYQVEGINDTGDGNYVILEAEGRGHYVGCVLNIRNLRETSDWNWYGEGDDMIFIDGEQFPPSLHGTGTEDYFNTAWCPTQTYHAPYHGITLPGGDNWSGEISLYRFHVEDPVTFTESIRVTIEHGHANKRSDDFSSVAYWYQTLPSRPFGLAPVEERLPFPSQ from the coding sequence ATGACCTATGGCCAGTACGGCAGCAGCCTGCGCGACCTGCCCCGCCTCCGCACCTCCAGGCGCAAGCGCGTCAGCAGCTACGACCGCACGGGCGGCAACGAGGACCGGCTGACCGTCCAGGCCGGCACCACCGTCACCCTCGCGGACATCGAGGGCCCCGGGTCGATCAACCACATCTGGTGCACCGTGGCGCTGCCGATGAAGGACGTGCCGGACGCGGTGGACGTCGACTACCTGCGCAGGCTCGTCCTGAAGATCACCTGGGACGACCAGGAGCACCCCAGCGTGCTGGTGCCGCTCGGCGACTTCTTCGGCATGGGCCACGCGAAGACGGCGAACTTCGTCTCCGCGCCGCTGCAGATGAGCCCGCAGGACGGCAAGGGCTTCAACTCGTGGTTCCACATGCCGTTCGCGAGCCGGGCGAAGGTGGAGCTGATCAGCGAGCTGTCGCAGGAGCCGGTGTTCTTCTACTACTACATCGACTACGAGTTGTTCGACTCCCCGGCTGACGACCTCGGTTACTTCCACGCCCAGTGGCGGCGCGAGCGCCCGACGGACGGCGTCGAGCAGGGCTCCCAGAGCAACCGCGAGTACCAGGTCGAGGGCATCAACGACACCGGCGACGGCAACTACGTCATCCTGGAGGCCGAGGGCCGTGGCCACTATGTGGGCTGCGTGCTCAACATCCGGAACCTGCGCGAGACCAGCGACTGGAACTGGTACGGCGAGGGCGACGACATGATCTTCATCGACGGCGAGCAGTTCCCGCCGTCGCTGCACGGCACCGGCACCGAGGACTACTTCAACACCGCCTGGTGCCCGACGCAGACGTACCACGCGCCGTACCACGGGATCACCCTGCCGGGCGGGGACAACTGGAGCGGGGAGATCTCCCTCTACCGCTTCCACGTCGAGGACCCGGTCACCTTCACCGAGTCGATCCGGGTGACGATCGAGCACGGTCACGCCAACAAGCGCTCGGACGACTTCTCGTCGGTGGCGTACTGGTACCAGACCCTGCCGTCGAGGCCGTTCGGGCTCGCGCCGGTGGAGGAGCGGCTGCCCTTCCCCTCCCAGTAA
- a CDS encoding carbohydrate ABC transporter permease — translation MATLVDPGTAVRKPPDAGGRALSRRRREALAGYAFVAPDLIGLIVFVGLPMVLALGLSLFSADGFGGYTFAGLDNFKQMADDTQLWESIKVTLTYMVTFVPLGFVISLGLALLVRDHFPGVGLVRTLFFLPHVISLVVVGIAWQFLLVDKQGAVPALLRPFGLGDVSFLGNPALALGSLVAISIWFLMGYQMLILLGGLKDIPKEYEEAARVDGASAWQRFRHVIWPLLRPTSFFVLVNSTVGAVTGLQAFDLVYVLTKGGPAGSTSTVVFYIYQQAFTFNNYGYAAALTTVVVGFLVVATGLMFGATKGGRFE, via the coding sequence ATGGCCACTTTGGTCGACCCGGGCACGGCGGTCAGGAAGCCGCCGGACGCCGGGGGCCGGGCGTTGAGCCGCCGCAGGCGCGAGGCGCTGGCCGGGTACGCCTTCGTGGCGCCCGACCTGATCGGCCTGATCGTCTTCGTCGGCCTGCCGATGGTTCTGGCGCTCGGCCTCTCGCTGTTCAGCGCGGACGGGTTCGGCGGCTACACGTTCGCCGGCCTGGACAACTTCAAGCAGATGGCCGACGACACCCAGCTCTGGGAGAGCATCAAGGTCACGCTCACCTACATGGTGACGTTCGTGCCGCTCGGGTTCGTCATCAGCCTCGGCCTGGCCCTGCTCGTGCGCGACCACTTCCCCGGCGTCGGCCTGGTGCGCACGCTGTTCTTCCTGCCGCACGTGATCAGTCTCGTCGTGGTGGGCATCGCCTGGCAGTTCCTGCTGGTGGACAAGCAGGGCGCGGTGCCCGCGCTGCTGCGGCCGTTCGGGCTGGGGGACGTGTCGTTCCTGGGCAACCCGGCGCTGGCGCTCGGCTCGCTGGTGGCGATCAGCATCTGGTTCCTGATGGGCTACCAGATGCTGATCCTGCTGGGCGGGCTGAAGGACATCCCGAAGGAGTACGAGGAGGCGGCGCGGGTCGACGGCGCCTCCGCCTGGCAGCGCTTCCGCCACGTGATCTGGCCGCTGCTGCGCCCGACCAGCTTCTTCGTGCTGGTCAACTCGACCGTCGGCGCGGTGACCGGCCTGCAGGCCTTCGACCTGGTGTACGTGCTGACCAAGGGCGGCCCGGCGGGCAGCACCTCCACGGTGGTGTTCTACATCTACCAGCAGGCCTTCACCTTCAACAACTACGGCTACGCGGCGGCCCTGACCACGGTGGTCGTCGGGTTCCTGGTGGTGGCGACGGGGCTGATGTTCGGCGCCACGAAGGGGGGCCGGTTCGAATGA
- a CDS encoding LacI family DNA-binding transcriptional regulator, which translates to MLKIQDVARHAGVSAATVSRVLNGRSTVNPELAARVHAAVRELGYRPNGVARNLRRRQTTLWAVLISDVGNPFFTSLVRGVEDGGRQFGYSVVLCNTDENRAREAEYIAVALADNMAGVIISPADDNTDISALVAAGTAVVTIDRELAETEVDAVMVDNEKGAEMATGHLLESGYRRIACITGPRRMSTAMQRLRGYQRALRSAGLPQDRALIRHADFREEGGYSAMASLLDEGVEIDAIFAANNLMTVGAVECLTERGVPIPDRVGVIGFDDIPWARLFRPGLSTVRQPTYELGRAAAQLLADRIDNPARPTARLVLQTELHPRESSRTRTS; encoded by the coding sequence TTGCTCAAAATTCAAGATGTCGCGCGGCATGCGGGGGTCTCCGCCGCGACCGTCTCACGCGTGCTCAACGGCCGTTCCACGGTCAATCCGGAGCTGGCGGCACGCGTGCACGCCGCGGTCCGGGAGCTGGGATACCGGCCCAACGGCGTGGCGCGCAATCTCCGGCGCAGGCAGACGACGCTCTGGGCGGTGCTGATCTCCGACGTCGGCAACCCGTTCTTCACCTCGCTCGTGCGCGGCGTGGAGGACGGGGGCCGGCAGTTCGGCTACTCCGTCGTGCTGTGCAACACCGACGAGAACCGGGCCAGGGAGGCCGAGTACATCGCGGTCGCCCTGGCCGACAACATGGCCGGCGTGATCATCTCCCCGGCGGACGACAACACCGACATAAGCGCTCTGGTCGCGGCGGGCACCGCCGTGGTGACGATCGACCGTGAGCTGGCCGAGACCGAGGTCGACGCCGTCATGGTGGACAACGAGAAGGGCGCCGAGATGGCGACCGGCCACCTGCTGGAGTCCGGCTACCGGCGCATCGCCTGCATCACCGGGCCGCGCCGCATGTCCACGGCCATGCAGCGGTTGCGCGGCTACCAGCGCGCGCTGCGCTCCGCCGGCCTGCCGCAGGACCGCGCCCTGATCCGCCACGCCGACTTCCGCGAGGAGGGCGGCTACTCCGCCATGGCCTCCCTGCTCGACGAGGGCGTGGAGATCGACGCCATCTTCGCCGCCAACAACCTCATGACCGTGGGCGCCGTGGAGTGCCTGACCGAGCGCGGCGTGCCCATCCCCGACCGGGTCGGCGTGATCGGCTTCGACGACATCCCCTGGGCCCGCCTGTTCCGCCCCGGGCTGAGCACGGTCCGCCAGCCCACGTACGAGCTGGGCCGCGCCGCCGCCCAGCTCCTGGCCGACCGCATCGACAACCCCGCCCGCCCCACCGCGCGCCTGGTCCTGCAGACCGAACTCCATCCCCGGGAGAGCTCCCGCACCCGCACGAGCTGA